The proteins below are encoded in one region of Amycolatopsis magusensis:
- a CDS encoding RnfABCDGE type electron transport complex subunit D: MAEQKPSGPPQAPAAPKQNSGGPPRDPKVITALRRFAISMTVFNILGYTVLGFEQPWLWPFIALATGYSVELGLEMINARVEGRAPRFLGSGFKGLVEFLFPAHITSLAVNMLTYPNDQILVMLFGIVVAVGAKWVLRAPVRGRLRHYMNPSNFGIAVILLVFPWASIAPPYHFTENVTGVIDWLIPVLIIAAGTMLNAKLTGRMWLIFGWLSFFVLQSVVRGWLLDTAILGALGTMTGVAFVLFTNYMITDPGTSPSKPASQFAFGAGVATLYGVLTGAGIAYGLFFATAAVCLIRGGFLWALHFVNKARVQFETQQKELAEKAKLEAAPPVVEAVPAPVSIAAKAADPPPAEKAA; the protein is encoded by the coding sequence ATGGCCGAACAGAAACCCAGTGGCCCGCCGCAGGCGCCCGCCGCCCCGAAGCAGAACTCCGGTGGCCCGCCCCGGGACCCGAAGGTGATCACGGCCCTGCGCCGGTTCGCGATCTCGATGACGGTGTTCAACATCCTCGGCTACACGGTGCTCGGCTTCGAGCAGCCCTGGCTGTGGCCGTTCATCGCGCTGGCCACGGGCTACTCCGTGGAACTCGGGCTGGAGATGATCAACGCCAGGGTCGAGGGGCGCGCGCCGCGCTTCCTCGGTAGCGGGTTCAAGGGCCTGGTGGAGTTCCTCTTCCCCGCGCACATCACCAGCCTTGCGGTGAACATGCTGACCTACCCCAACGACCAGATCCTGGTGATGCTGTTCGGCATCGTGGTCGCGGTCGGCGCGAAGTGGGTGCTGCGGGCCCCGGTCCGCGGCAGGCTCCGCCACTACATGAACCCGTCGAACTTCGGCATCGCGGTGATCCTGCTGGTGTTCCCGTGGGCGAGCATCGCGCCGCCCTACCACTTCACCGAGAACGTCACCGGCGTGATCGACTGGCTGATCCCGGTGCTGATCATCGCCGCGGGCACGATGCTGAACGCGAAGCTGACCGGCCGCATGTGGCTGATCTTCGGCTGGCTGAGCTTCTTCGTGCTGCAGTCGGTGGTCCGCGGCTGGCTGCTGGACACCGCGATCCTCGGTGCGCTGGGCACGATGACCGGCGTGGCGTTCGTGCTGTTCACCAACTACATGATCACCGACCCGGGTACCTCACCGTCGAAGCCGGCTTCGCAGTTCGCCTTCGGCGCCGGGGTGGCGACCCTGTACGGCGTGCTCACCGGCGCCGGGATCGCCTACGGGTTGTTCTTCGCCACGGCCGCGGTCTGCCTGATCCGCGGTGGCTTCCTCTGGGCGCTGCACTTCGTCAACAAGGCGCGGGTGCAGTTCGAGACCCAGCAGAAGGAACTGGCGGAGAAGGCGAAACTGGAAGCCGCGCCCCCGGTGGTCGAGGCGGTTCCCGCCCCGGTCTCCATCGCGGCGAAGGCGGCCGACCCGCCACCGGCCGAGAAGGCGGCGTGA